The Glycine soja cultivar W05 chromosome 3, ASM419377v2, whole genome shotgun sequence genome window below encodes:
- the LOC114407685 gene encoding uncharacterized protein LOC114407685 codes for MKDFPSCFGENGVQVADSSSSSTNKSAQNVVTCVYQCRVGGSSRLITVTWSKNLMGQGLGVGIDDSSSQSLCKVDIKPWGFSKRRGCKSLEVHSCKVDVYWDLSSAKFGSGPEPLGGFYVGAVVDGQMVLLLGDLRKEAFKKTNANPLPHNAALVAKKEHVFGKKLYGTKAVFCDNGQIHDLVIECGTASVGDPSLVIRIDSKTVMQVKRLRWKFRGNHTILVDGLAVEVFWDVHNWLFGTSLGNAVFMFRTCLSAADKLWASQPPSDLAWSFSERFPETKLQGLSFSLVLYAWKNQ; via the coding sequence ATGAAGGATTTTCCTTCTTGTTTTGGCGAAAATGGAGTTCAAGTGGCGGATTCTTCGTCTTCAAGCACTAATAAAAGTGCGCAGAATGTGGTTACTTGTGTTTATCAATGCAGGGTTGGTGGTAGTTCCCGCCTGATTACTGTCACATGGAGTAAGAATTTGATGGGGCAAGGCCTTGGCGTTGGTATCGACGATTCATCAAGCCAGAGTCTCTGTAAGGTGGATATCAAACCGTGGGGGTTCTCCAAGAGGAGAGGTTGTAAGAGTCTAGAGGTTCATTCTTGTAAAGTTGATGTGTATTGGGACCTTTCTTCGGCTAAATTTGGTTCTGGGCCGGAACCGTTGGGGGGATTTTATGTGGGAGCTGTTGTGGATGGACAAATGGTACTTCTTCTGGGGGATTTGAGGAAAGAAGCTTTCAAGAAGACCAATGCCAATCCACTACCCCACAATGCAGCTTTGGTTGCCAAGAAAGAGCATGTTTTTGGTAAGAAGTTGTATGGTACCAAGGCTGTGTTTTGTGACAATGGCCAAATTCATGATCTTGTCATTGAGTGTGGCACTGCAAGTGTTGGTGATCCGAGCCTTGTAATTCGCATTGACAGCAAAACTGTGATGCAAGTGAAGCGGTTGAGATGGAAGTTCAGGGGGAATCATACTATCCTGGTAGATGGCCTTGCAGTGGAAGTTTTCTGGGATGTTCATAATTGGCTCTTTGGTACATCCCTTGGAAATGCCGTCTTTATGTTCAGGACATGCCTCTCCGCGGCGGACAAGTTGTGGGCTAGCCAACCACCTTCTGATTTGGCGTGGTCTTTCTCTGAGAGATTTCCTGAGACCAAATTGCAGGGTCTTAgtttctctcttgttttgtaTGCTTGGAAGAACCAGTAG